In Lachnospiraceae bacterium, one DNA window encodes the following:
- a CDS encoding LysR family transcriptional regulator: protein MINISYKYVLAVANYRNMRKAAASLCITQPALTKYINRLEEDLGVRLFNRSTTPITLTESGRRFIEAASTISNLEDALLNDIKKQELTLKGSFTCGLTPEFSAQVLPYILPTFKQRHPNVELHFIEEHNEKLIQLLKEEKIELAIVTSYYQDSEICTETFMEDPIILAVPYSHPLCKTINLTANSPLTPYYLESSKIRHENFIVCPTQLGIGAVAAAMFQRHKLFPNIVLEISRNETAVKIASAGVGMVFCPVKTPLRMQLIQPMAYFSLDNPLYIRKRCYCYLKKMPLSMQATYFIELLNQVIHTDSIFSIPSCQLMFCK from the coding sequence ATGATCAATATCTCCTACAAATATGTACTTGCAGTTGCAAATTACCGAAATATGAGAAAAGCAGCTGCCTCTTTATGCATTACACAGCCGGCCTTAACAAAATATATCAACCGCCTGGAAGAAGATCTTGGTGTCCGTCTTTTTAACCGCTCTACAACACCTATTACACTTACAGAATCTGGAAGGCGTTTTATAGAAGCTGCTTCTACCATTTCCAATCTGGAGGATGCGCTTTTAAATGATATAAAAAAACAGGAACTAACTTTAAAAGGATCCTTTACCTGCGGTCTTACTCCAGAATTTTCCGCCCAGGTACTGCCTTATATACTTCCCACATTTAAGCAGCGACATCCCAATGTTGAACTTCATTTTATAGAAGAACATAATGAAAAACTGATCCAATTACTAAAAGAAGAAAAAATCGAACTGGCTATTGTAACCTCCTATTATCAGGACAGTGAAATTTGCACGGAAACTTTTATGGAAGATCCAATCATACTGGCTGTTCCCTATTCACATCCATTATGTAAAACCATTAACCTTACCGCTAATTCCCCTCTTACACCTTACTACCTGGAGTCCTCTAAAATCCGGCATGAAAACTTTATTGTATGTCCAACTCAGTTAGGAATCGGAGCCGTTGCAGCAGCTATGTTTCAAAGGCATAAACTTTTTCCTAATATTGTATTGGAGATCAGCCGGAACGAAACTGCTGTTAAAATTGCCTCAGCCGGAGTCGGTATGGTCTTTTGTCCTGTTAAAACACCTTTACGTATGCAGCTTATACAGCCCATGGCGTACTTTTCTCTGGACAATCCTCTTTACATACGTAAACGATGCTATTGTTACCTGAAAAAAATGCCTTTATCTATGCAGGCAACCTATTTTATCGAGTTATTAAATCAGGTTATACATACAGACTCCATCTTTTCCATTCCAAGCTGTCAGCTGATGTTTTGTAAATAA
- a CDS encoding TetR/AcrR family transcriptional regulator, with protein MAKKSNRNTRGRIVSAAWKLFYEQGYEDTTVEEIIELSGTSKGSFYHYFDGKDALLSTLSSLFDEKYEELTGLLTPEMTAMEQLLFLNRELFHMIEDSISLDLLARLYSTQLTTNGEKHLLDHNRTYYKLLRKIIAKGQSEGQLSSRSNVNEMVKLYALCERALLYDWCLCAGEYALTEYSAKVLPGFLSSFLP; from the coding sequence ATGGCCAAAAAATCCAACCGCAACACCCGGGGACGCATTGTAAGTGCAGCCTGGAAGCTGTTTTATGAGCAGGGATATGAAGATACAACGGTAGAAGAGATCATCGAGCTTTCTGGTACTTCCAAAGGCTCTTTTTACCACTATTTTGACGGCAAAGATGCCCTTCTTTCTACTTTAAGCTCTCTTTTTGATGAGAAATACGAGGAACTCACCGGACTTCTGACACCGGAAATGACTGCTATGGAGCAGCTGCTGTTTTTAAACAGGGAACTTTTTCATATGATCGAGGACAGCATTTCCCTGGACCTGTTAGCAAGGCTTTATTCTACCCAGCTGACTACCAATGGGGAAAAACATCTGTTAGACCACAACCGGACCTATTACAAGCTGCTGCGAAAGATCATCGCCAAAGGTCAGTCTGAAGGCCAGTTAAGCAGCCGTTCCAATGTAAATGAAATGGTAAAGCTGTATGCGCTCTGCGAACGGGCCCTTCTTTATGACTGGTGTCTCTGCGCAGGAGAATATGCCCTGACAGAATACAGCGCAAAGGTCCTTCCGGGATTTTTAAGCAGCTTTCTTCCTTAA
- the putP gene encoding sodium/proline symporter PutP, which yields MISGQVGILSAIVIYLLAMVYVGFYFSKKGSGDSADDFYLGGRKLGPFVTAMSAEASDMSSWLLMGLPGVAYLTGIADAGWTAIGLGIGTYLNWLIVAQRLRRYSIICNAITIPDFFSRRFKDDKNILMCISAIIILIFFIPYTASGFKAIGTLFSSLFGTDYHIAMIIGAVVIVGYTVMGGFMAVSTTDLIQSVVMSISLIVIVFYGIHMAGGWNEVVNNATSLAGYLSMTQLHDRAAASAAPYSLFSIISTLAWGLGYFGMPHILLRFMAIEEEKKLVLSRRIATVWVLISMCVAILIGIIGYGASVAGSIPMFTTSSQSETVIIQFAHLLGQNGFLLSLIAGVVLAGILACTMSTADSQLLTAASGVSQNLLQDFLKIKMSTAASMNAARFTVMGIAIVAVFLAWNPDSSVFTIVSFAWAGFGASFGPLVLFALFWRRTNMQGALAGMLTGGIMVFVWKYLVRPLGGNFNIYELLPAFILSCLAIIIVSLLTKEPSKEIYDEFDSLGK from the coding sequence ATGATCTCAGGACAGGTAGGTATTCTGTCAGCCATTGTGATCTATCTGCTTGCAATGGTATACGTAGGATTCTATTTCAGCAAAAAAGGCAGCGGTGATTCCGCTGATGATTTCTATCTGGGCGGCAGAAAGCTCGGCCCCTTTGTAACAGCTATGAGTGCAGAAGCCTCTGATATGAGCAGCTGGCTGCTAATGGGACTCCCAGGCGTTGCCTATCTCACCGGTATTGCAGATGCAGGCTGGACCGCCATCGGCCTGGGCATCGGTACTTATTTAAACTGGCTGATCGTAGCACAGCGTCTGCGCCGTTACTCCATCATATGCAATGCCATTACTATTCCCGATTTCTTTTCCCGTCGTTTTAAGGACGATAAGAATATCCTGATGTGCATTTCTGCCATTATCATCCTTATTTTCTTTATTCCTTATACGGCATCCGGATTCAAAGCTATCGGAACACTGTTTTCCAGTCTTTTTGGCACTGACTACCATATTGCCATGATCATTGGTGCGGTTGTTATCGTAGGCTATACAGTCATGGGCGGCTTCATGGCAGTTTCCACTACGGATCTGATCCAGAGCGTGGTTATGTCCATTTCCCTGATAGTCATCGTATTTTATGGCATCCATATGGCTGGCGGCTGGAACGAAGTTGTAAACAACGCTACATCTTTAGCCGGTTATCTTTCCATGACCCAGCTTCATGACAGAGCAGCTGCCTCTGCTGCACCATACAGCCTGTTTTCCATTATATCTACACTTGCATGGGGGCTTGGCTACTTCGGTATGCCCCATATCCTTCTTCGTTTCATGGCTATTGAAGAAGAAAAGAAACTGGTGCTTTCCCGCCGAATCGCAACTGTATGGGTACTGATCTCCATGTGTGTTGCCATTCTCATCGGTATCATCGGATACGGTGCTTCTGTAGCAGGTTCTATCCCAATGTTTACCACCAGTTCCCAGTCTGAAACTGTTATCATCCAGTTTGCCCATCTTCTTGGACAGAACGGCTTCTTACTGTCACTGATCGCAGGCGTTGTCCTTGCTGGCATCCTGGCATGTACCATGTCAACTGCTGATTCCCAGCTTTTAACTGCTGCTTCCGGTGTATCCCAGAACCTGCTCCAGGACTTTTTAAAGATCAAAATGAGCACTGCTGCTTCCATGAATGCAGCCCGCTTCACTGTTATGGGAATTGCCATTGTTGCTGTTTTTCTGGCATGGAACCCGGACAGCTCTGTATTTACTATCGTATCCTTTGCATGGGCCGGCTTTGGAGCCTCCTTCGGACCTCTGGTACTATTTGCTCTCTTCTGGCGCCGCACTAATATGCAGGGCGCACTGGCTGGTATGCTTACCGGCGGCATCATGGTCTTTGTATGGAAATATCTGGTACGCCCATTAGGCGGAAATTTCAATATTTATGAATTGCTTCCCGCATTTATCCTTTCCTGCCTTGCTATCATCATCGTCTCTCTTCTTACAAAAGAGCCTTCAAAAGAAATCTATGATGAGTTTGATTCTTTAGGAAAATAA
- the feoB gene encoding ferrous iron transport protein B, whose product MTLRDLPIGKTATILSVGGEGALRQHFLDMGLIPKGEVTMVKYAPMGDPMELRIHSYELTLRLADAEKIEITDVRDPQPASTSKEPVLQTQRPIPHPGLGEGGKFHEKSTENPLPDTEILTFALAGNQNCGKTTLFNQLTGSSQHVGNFPGVTVDRKDGVIRGYSNTSVTDLPGIYSMSPYSSEELVTRSFLLDEHPKGIINIVDATNIERNLYLTMQLMELDIPMVLALNMMDEVRENGGSILVNQMEEMLGIPVIPISAAKNEGIDELVQHAVHVAKYQEQPKEMDLCDVNDDGGAVHRCLHAIMHLIEDHAKAARIPVRFAASKLAEGDPLIMSSLNLDTNEKEMLEHIIQQMETERGLDRAAAIAHMRFDFIEKICDSSVIKPRESKEHLRSVKMDKILTGKYTAIPCFAGIMGLVFYLTFGVIGSFLSDLLDSGISAFSTLVDHSLIQWNVNPVIHSLVMDGIFNGVGSVLSFLPVIVTLFFFLSLLEDSGYMARVAFVMDKLLRKIGLSGRSIVPMLVGFGCTVPGVMASRTLPSERDRKMTILLTPFMSCSAKLPIYAFFTAAFFPGNGALVMVALYFGGIIIGILMALIFRSTLFKGEAVPFVMELPNYRMPGAKNVGHLLWDKAKDFLQRAFTVIFMATLVIWFLQTFDLHLNIVTDSKDSILAMISGLAAPLMHPMGLGDWRITTALITGFLAKESVVSTLSILFGKTSILVSSITPLSAASLLVFCLLYTPCIAAIASIKRELGGKWALAVVLLQCAIAWITAYVVYLVGGFCMSGLLFT is encoded by the coding sequence ATGACACTTCGCGATCTACCCATTGGAAAAACTGCAACTATACTTTCGGTTGGCGGGGAAGGAGCTCTGCGCCAGCACTTTTTAGACATGGGCCTTATCCCAAAAGGGGAAGTGACCATGGTCAAATACGCCCCTATGGGCGACCCTATGGAACTGCGTATCCATAGCTATGAACTTACTCTGCGCCTTGCAGATGCAGAAAAAATTGAGATTACAGATGTAAGAGACCCTCAGCCCGCCAGCACGTCAAAGGAGCCAGTGCTTCAGACACAGCGGCCCATTCCTCATCCCGGACTTGGTGAAGGCGGAAAATTCCATGAGAAATCCACCGAAAATCCCCTTCCTGATACAGAAATACTTACATTTGCCCTGGCAGGAAACCAGAACTGTGGTAAGACTACATTATTTAACCAGCTGACAGGTTCCAGCCAGCATGTTGGAAACTTTCCAGGTGTAACAGTTGACCGGAAAGATGGTGTGATCCGGGGATACAGTAATACTTCCGTAACGGACCTTCCCGGTATCTACTCCATGTCACCTTACTCCAGCGAAGAACTGGTCACCAGAAGCTTTCTATTAGATGAACACCCAAAGGGTATCATCAATATCGTAGATGCCACAAATATTGAGCGAAACCTGTACCTGACCATGCAGTTAATGGAACTGGATATTCCCATGGTACTTGCCTTAAATATGATGGATGAGGTACGGGAAAATGGCGGTTCCATTCTTGTAAACCAGATGGAGGAAATGCTTGGTATTCCGGTCATTCCTATTTCTGCTGCTAAAAATGAAGGTATCGATGAGCTGGTACAGCATGCTGTTCATGTTGCCAAATATCAGGAGCAGCCAAAAGAAATGGACCTGTGCGATGTAAATGATGATGGCGGTGCTGTCCACCGCTGCCTCCATGCCATTATGCATCTGATCGAAGACCATGCAAAAGCAGCCCGGATCCCGGTCCGTTTTGCCGCTTCCAAACTGGCTGAAGGCGATCCTCTGATCATGAGCAGTCTCAATCTGGATACAAATGAAAAAGAAATGCTGGAACATATCATCCAGCAGATGGAAACAGAACGTGGACTTGACCGTGCAGCGGCGATCGCCCATATGCGTTTTGATTTTATCGAGAAGATATGCGATTCCTCTGTGATCAAACCCCGTGAAAGCAAGGAACATCTGCGAAGCGTAAAAATGGATAAGATCCTTACTGGAAAATACACAGCAATCCCCTGCTTTGCCGGTATCATGGGGCTTGTATTTTACCTTACCTTTGGTGTCATCGGATCATTTCTATCAGACCTATTAGACAGCGGGATCTCTGCTTTTTCCACTCTTGTAGATCATTCTCTCATTCAGTGGAATGTAAATCCTGTGATCCATTCTCTCGTTATGGATGGTATTTTTAATGGTGTAGGAAGTGTATTAAGCTTCCTTCCTGTTATTGTTACCCTGTTTTTCTTCCTGTCCCTTCTGGAAGACAGCGGCTACATGGCGCGGGTGGCCTTTGTAATGGATAAACTTCTGCGAAAGATCGGTCTGTCCGGCCGAAGTATTGTTCCTATGCTGGTAGGTTTCGGCTGTACTGTACCGGGCGTTATGGCAAGCCGTACATTGCCATCGGAACGTGACCGTAAAATGACCATCCTGCTTACCCCATTTATGAGCTGTTCTGCAAAACTGCCCATTTATGCTTTTTTTACTGCAGCTTTCTTCCCTGGAAATGGTGCACTGGTGATGGTAGCTTTATATTTCGGCGGTATCATTATCGGGATCCTCATGGCACTTATTTTCCGCAGCACTCTTTTTAAAGGAGAGGCCGTTCCTTTTGTTATGGAGCTTCCAAATTACCGCATGCCAGGTGCTAAAAATGTGGGACATCTTCTGTGGGATAAAGCAAAAGATTTCCTTCAGAGGGCTTTTACCGTTATTTTCATGGCTACTCTGGTGATCTGGTTCCTGCAGACATTTGACCTGCATTTGAACATTGTGACCGACTCAAAAGACAGCATCCTGGCTATGATCTCCGGTCTGGCCGCACCTTTGATGCATCCAATGGGTCTGGGTGACTGGCGTATCACCACAGCACTTATTACCGGATTTCTGGCAAAAGAAAGTGTAGTCTCCACATTATCCATCCTTTTTGGAAAAACCAGTATTCTGGTTTCCAGCATTACACCATTGTCTGCAGCCAGCCTGTTAGTATTCTGCCTGCTGTATACCCCATGTATCGCCGCTATAGCCTCTATTAAGAGAGAGCTTGGCGGAAAATGGGCATTGGCCGTAGTGCTTTTGCAATGTGCCATTGCATGGATCACCGCTTATGTGGTTTATCTTGTTGGGGGATTTTGCATGTCCGGCCTGTTATTTACATAG
- a CDS encoding ABC transporter permease, with amino-acid sequence MYDVIMKAFGQTVYMVIGSTLFSVILGFIPAIVLTVTAPDGLRPNKIIYGILDILVNVFRSFPFIILMVIVIPFTRMIAGKAIGTKAALVPLTISAIPFVARVIESALRSVDHGLIEAARSFGAGDLQIIFRVYLKEALPAILSGITLTMISLIGYSAMGGAIGAGGLGDVAIRYGYQAYKMPYLVTTSIVLIIFVQVIQSIGNLLYKKLS; translated from the coding sequence ATGTATGATGTAATTATGAAAGCCTTTGGGCAGACTGTATATATGGTCATTGGTTCTACCCTTTTTTCCGTGATCTTAGGTTTTATCCCAGCCATTGTGCTCACAGTAACAGCACCGGACGGCCTGCGGCCTAATAAGATCATTTATGGGATCTTAGATATCCTTGTAAATGTATTCCGCAGCTTCCCATTTATCATTTTAATGGTTATCGTCATCCCGTTTACCCGTATGATCGCAGGAAAAGCCATTGGTACAAAGGCAGCTTTAGTGCCTCTGACCATTTCCGCAATTCCTTTTGTAGCCAGAGTTATTGAATCTGCTCTCCGCAGCGTAGATCACGGTCTTATTGAAGCCGCCCGTTCTTTTGGTGCAGGAGATCTGCAGATCATTTTCCGTGTATATTTAAAAGAAGCTCTTCCGGCTATTCTTTCCGGTATTACGCTGACCATGATCAGTCTGATCGGTTACAGCGCAATGGGTGGTGCCATTGGTGCCGGCGGTCTGGGTGACGTGGCTATACGTTATGGCTACCAGGCGTATAAAATGCCATATCTGGTAACTACCAGTATTGTGCTGATCATTTTTGTGCAGGTGATCCAGAGTATAGGAAATCTGCTGTATAAGAAATTATCATGA
- a CDS encoding methionine ABC transporter ATP-binding protein, with translation MINIEHVSKQFGSLQVLEDISINIEQGDIFGIIGQSGAGKSTLLRCINGLEKYNGGSITVDGKEIAGLSQKQLQLVRKDMGMIFQNFNLLGRLNVYDNIALPLQFWGQNKNSKENHARIMELLDLVGLKDKVNSYPKQLSGGQKQRVAIARALVLNPKILLCDEATSALDPQITKGILALLSKINKELGITIVVVTHQMEVVKEICNKVAFLKNGKMIAAGKPEELFVAPNKDVQEFVGDSVEFLPKDGVNVRLFFNDETASDSAITHLAHDLGINFGICQGKLENFRGTIMGSLVINVTEADKERVTAWLTDRCILWEVLENV, from the coding sequence ATGATCAATATTGAACATGTAAGCAAACAATTTGGCAGCCTTCAGGTGCTGGAGGATATTTCCATTAACATTGAACAGGGAGATATCTTTGGAATTATCGGACAGAGCGGTGCCGGTAAATCTACATTGCTGCGCTGTATAAATGGACTGGAAAAGTATAACGGCGGTTCTATTACAGTAGATGGAAAGGAAATTGCAGGTCTGAGTCAGAAACAGCTTCAGTTGGTACGCAAGGACATGGGAATGATCTTCCAGAACTTCAATCTGTTAGGCCGTCTGAATGTGTATGATAATATTGCTCTTCCTCTTCAGTTCTGGGGACAGAATAAGAACAGCAAAGAAAATCATGCCCGTATTATGGAGCTGTTAGATCTGGTTGGTTTAAAGGATAAGGTAAACAGTTATCCGAAACAGCTTTCCGGCGGACAGAAGCAGAGAGTGGCAATCGCAAGAGCCCTGGTCTTAAATCCAAAGATTCTTCTTTGTGATGAAGCGACCTCCGCTCTGGACCCCCAGATTACAAAGGGTATCCTGGCACTGCTTTCCAAGATCAACAAAGAACTGGGAATTACCATTGTTGTGGTAACACATCAGATGGAAGTTGTAAAAGAGATCTGCAATAAGGTTGCATTCTTAAAAAATGGTAAAATGATCGCTGCCGGAAAACCGGAAGAATTGTTTGTGGCACCAAATAAGGATGTTCAGGAGTTTGTAGGTGACAGTGTGGAATTTCTTCCAAAAGACGGTGTCAATGTCCGTCTGTTCTTTAACGATGAAACAGCCAGCGACAGCGCTATTACTCATCTGGCACATGACCTGGGCATCAATTTTGGTATCTGTCAGGGAAAACTGGAGAACTTCCGTGGAACCATTATGGGAAGCCTGGTGATCAATGTAACAGAAGCAGATAAAGAGCGTGTGACTGCATGGCTCACAGACAGATGTATCTTATGGGAGGTGCTTGAAAATGTATGA
- a CDS encoding MetQ/NlpA family ABC transporter substrate-binding protein, which translates to MKKKWLTLALAATAAITVLAGCGSKTAETTVAATEAATTAAASSKAAESSAEETKAEAAAEGEIPAPEGDDNKIAIGVTPVPHAEIVNDVVVPKLEAAGWTVEVVEFNDYVQPNTSLEDGEIDANYFQTIRYLEEQNKERGLHLVEVAGIHLEPMGIYSKNYKSLEELPDGATIAVPNDGSNESRAIKLLADNGLITLAETEDLYNLTSIAENPHNFEITELDAANLPRSLDDVDAAVINGNYALEANLNPEKDALAAELADSDESYKYINYLVVKEGNEESTKTKALIAALQNDDVKKYIEEKYSGSVIPAF; encoded by the coding sequence ATGAAGAAAAAATGGTTAACATTAGCATTAGCAGCAACAGCAGCAATTACTGTTCTTGCAGGATGCGGCAGCAAGACAGCAGAGACAACAGTAGCAGCAACTGAGGCAGCAACTACAGCAGCAGCTTCTTCTAAGGCAGCTGAAAGCAGTGCAGAAGAAACAAAAGCAGAAGCGGCAGCAGAGGGAGAAATTCCTGCTCCGGAAGGTGATGACAACAAGATCGCTATCGGTGTAACACCAGTTCCACATGCTGAGATCGTAAATGATGTAGTAGTTCCAAAGCTTGAAGCAGCTGGATGGACTGTAGAGGTAGTTGAGTTTAATGATTACGTTCAGCCTAACACAAGCTTGGAAGATGGCGAGATTGATGCAAACTATTTCCAGACTATCCGTTATCTGGAAGAGCAGAACAAGGAAAGAGGACTTCATTTAGTAGAAGTTGCAGGCATCCACTTAGAGCCAATGGGCATCTATTCCAAGAATTACAAGAGCCTGGAAGAGCTTCCTGACGGAGCAACCATTGCAGTACCAAACGATGGATCAAATGAATCCAGAGCTATTAAGCTGTTAGCAGACAATGGACTGATCACTCTGGCTGAAACAGAGGATCTTTACAACCTGACCAGCATTGCAGAAAATCCTCACAATTTCGAGATCACTGAGCTGGATGCAGCAAACCTGCCAAGATCCCTGGACGATGTGGATGCAGCAGTTATCAATGGAAACTACGCACTGGAAGCAAACTTAAATCCTGAGAAGGATGCTTTAGCAGCAGAGCTTGCAGACAGTGACGAAAGCTATAAGTACATTAACTATCTGGTTGTTAAAGAGGGAAATGAAGAAAGCACTAAGACCAAGGCTCTGATCGCAGCATTACAGAATGATGATGTAAAGAAATACATTGAAGAAAAGTACAGCGGTTCCGTTATCCCGGCATTCTAG